Proteins from a single region of Ziziphus jujuba cultivar Dongzao chromosome 1, ASM3175591v1:
- the LOC107414223 gene encoding (R)-mandelonitrile lyase 3: MGALLLIVLSYFFHHQLEVLALATSSDLDFSYMKSVYNATDLPLKEEYDYIIVGGGTAGCPLAATLSANYSVLVLERGSAPPSYPQLVLTADGSGGVLLQEDDGKTPAQRFTSEDGVANVRGRVLGGTSMINGGFFSKADDQFYNESGIHWDMNAVEEAYQWVEDTIVFQPNLSTWPSIVKEALLKAGVGPDNGFSLQHLVGTKSSGSIFDNEGKRHGAVELLNKGELKNLKVAVEAYAERIIFSSKASGVSATGVVYSDSKGRTHEALIRDEGEVILSAGAIGSPQLLLLSGIGPLPHLSSHKVPVVSQNPDVGNFMADNPRNSITIVVPFALDPSIVQVVGITNDFNYIESGSSVTSFSFPQPFSFYPNGTTPLELSVATIVEKFSGPLSSGSLQLVSSADVKVSPTIQFNYFGDPKDLSRCVRGMRLVGDMLKTDAMEGLKFEDLEGAEGFKFLGPSLPRNLSDDASMEAFCRSTVTTFWHYHGGCLVGKVVDGYLRVVGTNSLRVVDGSIFNTSPGTNPQATLMMIGRYMGLRMLQEREAAK; encoded by the exons atggGTGCTTTGTTATTGATTGtgctttcatatttttttcatcatCAATTGGAGGTTCTTGCGCTGGCTACTTCATCTGATCTTG ATTTTAGCTACATGAAATCTGTATACAATGCCACTGATCTTCCATTAAAAGAAGAGTATGACTATATAATAGTGGGAGGTGGTACAGCAGGCTGTCCTTTGGCTGCAACTTTATCAGCAAACTACTCGGTTCTTGTCCTTGAAAGGGGCAGTGCTCCTCCTTCATACCCACAGCTGGTCTTGACCGCAGATGGATCAGGAGGTGTTCTCTTGCAGGAAGACGATGGTAAAACACCTGCTCAGAGGTTCACTTCAGAAGATGGTGTTGCGAATGTTAGAGGAAGAGTCCTTGGTGGGACCAGCATGATCAATGGGGGATTCTTCTCCAAAGCTGATGACCAATTCTATAATGAATCTGGCATTCACTGGGACATGAATGCGGTCGAGGAGGCATACCAGTGGGTTGAAGACACCATTGTTTTCCAACCAAATCTTTCGACTTGGCCATCTATTGTCAAAGAAGCTTTATTGAAAGCAGGAGTTGGTCCTGACAATGGATTCAGTTTGCAACATTTAGTGGGAACCAAAAGTTCTGGTTCAATCTTCGATAACGAGGGAAAGAGACATGGAGCTGTGGAGCTTCTTAACAAAGGCGAACTGAAGAACTTGAAAGTTGCAGTTGAGGCCTATGCCGAGAGAATTATCTTCTCTTCCAAAGCATCAG GTGTATCAGCAACTGGAGTCGTATATAGTGATTCGAAGGGGAGGACTCATGAGGCGTTGATAAGAGATGAAGGAGAGGTGATATTGAGTGCAGGGGCAATTGGGAGCCCTCAGCTTCTCCTTCTCAGTGGAATTGGTCCACTTCCTCATCTTTCATCACATAAAGTTCCGGTAGTTAGCCAAAACCCCGATGTGGGAAACTTTATGGCGGATAATCCTCGTAATAGCATCACCATTGTAGTCCCATTTGCGTTGGACCCTTCAATTGTACAGGTTGTAGGAATTACTAATGACTTCAATTACATAGAGTCGGGCTCTTCCGTTAcctcattttcttttcctcaaCCTTTTAGCTTTTATCCAAACGGAACCACTCCTTTAGAGTTGAGTGTGGCAACCATTGTTGAGAAGTTCTCCGGACCACTTTCGAGTGGCTCCCTCCAGCTTGTTTCGTCGGCTGATGTGAAAGTTAGCCCAACCATCCAATTCAACTACTTTGGAGATCCGAAGGACCTTTCTCGTTGTGTAAGAGGAATGAGGTTGGTCGGTGATATGCTCAAGACCGATGCCATGGAAGGGCTCAAGTTCGAAGATTTAGAGGGTGCCGAAGGTTTCAAGTTTTTAGGACCTTCTTTGCCAAGAAACCTCTCCGATGATGCATCAATGGAGGCGTTTTGTCGAAGCACAGTGACGACGTTCTGGCATTACCATGGTGGATGCTTGGTGGGAAAGGTTGTTGATGGCTATTTACGAGTGGTGGGTACAAATTCACTTCGAGTGGTAGATGGATCCATATTCAATACATCACCCGGAACCAACCCTCAAGCCACCCTCATGATGATAGGCCG GTACATGGGGCTTAGGATGTTGCAAGAAAGAGAGGCAGCGAAATAG